From Helicobacter macacae MIT 99-5501, a single genomic window includes:
- a CDS encoding saccharopine dehydrogenase family protein produces MACVLQIGAGGVGGVVAHKMAMNRVKNANSSIVSEKSGLCSHEQGNKTDSSIDEASGKLHDLSPQDEFDGVFSRIILASRTLSKCKAIADSIRAKGFGEIEIDEVDADSVESVVALIEKYHPKLVVNVALPYQDLAIMEACLRTKTHYLDTANYEHPDNAHFEYKEQWAYDTRYKEAGIFALLGSGFDPGVTNVFCAYAQKHYFDEIHSIDILDCNAGDHGYAFATNFNPEINLREVSSKARYWVSSPSLAEGARGWVDSTSLQSNLELNPDLQEDKIYRKFEREEKHFALESNTQDLQNQSYFNGQWRDVAPLALMKEWDYLGVGVKNSYLLYHEELESLIRNIKGLRKIRFFMTFGESYLTHMKCLENVGLLRIDEVAHKGGKIVPIEVLKTLLPDPASLAPRTKGQTHIGCYIKGVKEGKERVIYIYNICTHEECYAEVGAQGVSYTTGVPAMIGAKLICEGKWGVGCEKITNSVCSDFLGSASDASLQRTRSASHSLASHNPKNSSATLEFENLDSNGLGCVPSFNADMPKGGEWQGIDNAIGISKGNPAEVSCGKFVGCEATSEENKTDSLLTKRVANSREIPQETTQGAGVWNMEQNDPDYFMAELNKQGLPYVVVEFDENGSHKVLEDGRKK; encoded by the coding sequence ATGGCGTGTGTTTTACAAATCGGAGCAGGTGGCGTAGGTGGCGTGGTGGCACACAAAATGGCGATGAATCGAGTAAAAAATGCAAATTCTAGTATTGTGAGCGAGAAATCGGGGTTGTGTAGCCACGAGCAAGGAAATAAGACTGATTCGTCTATTGACGAAGCGAGTGGCAAACTCCACGATTTATCGCCACAAGACGAATTTGACGGCGTGTTTTCGCGCATTATATTAGCCTCGCGCACTTTGTCTAAATGCAAGGCGATTGCAGATTCTATCCGCGCTAAGGGCTTTGGGGAGATTGAAATCGATGAAGTAGATGCCGATAGCGTAGAATCTGTCGTGGCTTTGATAGAGAAATACCACCCAAAGCTCGTGGTAAATGTGGCTTTGCCCTACCAAGATTTGGCAATTATGGAGGCGTGCCTGCGCACAAAGACACACTACCTTGATACTGCGAACTACGAGCACCCCGATAATGCGCACTTTGAGTATAAGGAGCAGTGGGCTTATGACACGCGCTACAAGGAAGCGGGGATTTTCGCGCTTTTGGGAAGTGGCTTTGACCCCGGGGTAACCAATGTATTTTGTGCCTACGCGCAAAAGCACTATTTTGATGAGATTCATAGCATTGATATTTTGGATTGCAATGCGGGGGACCACGGCTATGCGTTTGCGACAAACTTTAACCCTGAAATTAACTTGCGCGAAGTGAGTAGCAAAGCGCGGTATTGGGTGAGTTCCCCCTCCCTTGCGGAGGGGGCTAGGGGGTGGGTAGATTCCACAAGTTTGCAATCAAACTTAGAACTCAACCCCGACTTGCAAGAGGACAAAATCTATCGCAAATTTGAAAGAGAGGAAAAGCACTTCGCGCTTGAATCAAACACGCAGGATTTGCAAAATCAAAGCTACTTCAACGGGCAGTGGCGCGATGTCGCCCCTTTGGCGTTGATGAAAGAGTGGGATTATTTGGGCGTGGGCGTGAAAAATAGCTATTTGCTTTACCACGAGGAGTTAGAATCGCTTATTCGCAATATCAAGGGACTACGCAAAATCCGCTTTTTTATGACATTTGGGGAGAGCTATCTTACGCATATGAAGTGCTTAGAGAATGTGGGGTTGCTACGAATCGATGAGGTGGCGCATAAGGGGGGTAAAATCGTGCCAATAGAAGTGCTAAAAACGCTACTGCCAGACCCCGCAAGTCTCGCCCCGCGCACCAAAGGGCAGACGCATATCGGCTGCTATATAAAAGGCGTGAAGGAGGGCAAGGAGCGCGTAATTTACATTTATAACATTTGCACGCACGAGGAGTGCTACGCGGAGGTGGGCGCGCAGGGGGTGAGCTATACCACAGGTGTGCCTGCGATGATAGGGGCGAAGTTGATATGTGAGGGGAAATGGGGTGTGGGGTGTGAAAAAATAACAAATTCAGTTTGCAGCGACTTTTTGGGGAGTGCTTCGGACGCTTCACTGCAACGCACGAGGAGTGCGTCTCATTCGCTTGCCTCGCACAACCCCAAAAATTCATCTGCAACCTTAGAATTTGAGAATCTTGATTCTAATGGCTTGGGTTGCGTTCCATCATTTAACGCCGATATGCCAAAAGGCGGGGAATGGCAGGGGATAGATAATGCGATTGGAATAAGCAAAGGTAACCCTGCGGAAGTATCTTGCGGGAAGTTCGTGGGTTGTGAAGCCACGAGCGAGGAAAATAAGACTGATAGTCTATTGACGAAGCGAGTGGCAAACTCCCGCGAAATTCCCCAAGAGACAACGCAGGGGGCGGGTGTGTGGAATATGGAGCAAAACGACCCTGACTACTTTATGGCGGAATTAAACAAACAAGGTTTGCCTTATGTGGTGGTTGAGTTTGATGAAAATGGAAGCCACAAAGTCCTAGAAGACGGACGCAAGAAGTAG
- the mraY gene encoding phospho-N-acetylmuramoyl-pentapeptide-transferase — MLYYLYSYFDVNIFRYLTFRAGISFFVGFLLCVFLMPYFISWAKKRKSCQPISRYVPAHKSKSNTPTMGGAVFIFSTVIASLLCVQLSNIFATLGIIVLVAFGLIGGRDDYIKIAHKSNAGMSARAKMLFLFVVSFGVCLILYYCAHLSSDFYFPFVKNPLFALSNYPTLMIAFWVLVFLASTNAVNVTDGLDGLATVPSICAIFTLCVFVYLSGNIELSKYLFLPKVNAGELMVVGVALIGSLLGFLWYNCHPAQVFMGDSGSLSIGGFMAYMAVVSNNEILLILIGFVFVVETLSVMLQIGSYKTRKKRIFLMAPIHHHFEKKGWAENKIIVRFWVIAILVNLIALLSIKVR; from the coding sequence GTGCTTTACTACCTGTATTCTTATTTTGATGTCAATATTTTTCGCTACCTTACTTTTCGCGCAGGGATAAGTTTTTTTGTAGGATTTTTGCTATGTGTGTTTTTGATGCCCTACTTCATCTCTTGGGCAAAAAAGCGCAAATCCTGCCAGCCTATCTCGCGCTATGTCCCCGCCCACAAATCCAAATCAAACACACCCACTATGGGAGGCGCAGTATTTATCTTTAGCACAGTGATAGCCTCGCTTCTATGCGTGCAGTTAAGCAACATTTTTGCCACGCTTGGCATTATCGTGCTTGTGGCTTTTGGGCTTATCGGCGGGAGAGATGACTATATCAAAATCGCACACAAAAGTAACGCAGGAATGAGTGCTAGGGCGAAGATGTTGTTTTTGTTTGTGGTGTCTTTTGGCGTGTGTTTGATTTTGTATTATTGTGCGCATCTAAGCTCGGATTTTTATTTCCCTTTTGTCAAAAATCCTCTTTTCGCGCTTAGCAACTATCCCACGCTAATGATAGCGTTTTGGGTGCTTGTATTTTTGGCTAGCACCAATGCCGTAAATGTAACAGACGGGCTAGATGGACTTGCTACCGTGCCTAGTATTTGCGCGATATTTACGCTATGTGTGTTTGTGTATTTATCGGGCAATATTGAGCTTAGTAAGTATCTATTTTTGCCAAAGGTAAATGCAGGCGAGCTAATGGTAGTAGGTGTCGCCTTAATCGGCTCTTTGCTAGGATTTTTGTGGTATAACTGCCACCCCGCACAAGTATTTATGGGCGATAGCGGAAGCCTATCTATCGGGGGCTTTATGGCGTATATGGCAGTCGTCTCAAACAACGAAATACTACTCATTCTAATCGGCTTTGTTTTTGTGGTAGAAACACTATCTGTGATGCTCCAAATCGGTAGCTACAAGACACGAAAAAAGCGGATTTTTCTTATGGCGCCTATCCACCACCACTTTGAGAAAAAAGGCTGGGCAGAAAACAAAATCATCGTGCGATTTTGGGTGATAGCCATACTTGTAAATCTAATCGCACTTCTAAGCATAAAGGTGCGCTAA
- a CDS encoding valine--tRNA ligase: MSKKTQNPQEEEKAAYNPKAIESTIYEICKNRGYFEIDGNAALAKKRQERLKQEKNSGKNGSGANEKKLEPKNTHFCIMMPPPNVTGVLHIGHALTLSLQDIIVRYKRMQGFITLYQPGLDHAGIATQNIVEKQLLAKGIKKEELGREAFIKKVWEWKEESGGKITGQMEALGISPALSRARFTMDKGLQQAVREAFVAWYEQGLIYQGDYMVNWCTHDGALSDIEVEYEGQDTKLYYIAYKLADSSQDCSYSLEGVHSADFAGTQGTNEHNFPKDALVVATTRPETFFGDVAVMINPNDSRYAHLVGKSVVLPLLNKEIPIIADSAVDMEFGTGVVKVTPAHDINDYEVGKRHNLENLVIFDEKGIFNVNAKGFEGRERLEAREDIVVALHSCGALIKTQDYQNQVGKCYRCGNIIEPYISKQWFVSKEVANGAIKRVNEGEAKFYPSAWLNNFNAWMRELRPWCISRQLWWGHRIPIWDCQNPKCAHRFASKNEVESSCPKCGGELKQQSDVLDTWFSSGLWAFSTLGWKNNLSLDTNHTDSAPLHEASTSENPYNPDDLTNFYPNSLLITGFDILFFWVARMLFSGESLLGKLPFRDIYLHALVRDENGQKMSKSRGNVIDPLEMIEKYGADSLRFSLAYLCAQGRDIRLSTAQLEIGKNFANKLFNATQFLLLYAKQQDCGFGGFSKVSKYHTPLGRYAKSRLNAANSELIAALESYRFNDGASVLYRFLWGEFCDWCIELAKVQKEAISELGAVLADALKLLHPYMPFISEELYHKLRGQELKDVQSIMVEEFPSDFERDLEVEAEFEMIKNATISLRRLKASIDLANKPVQQAYIQSFDDKKIAQKALDSIQKLARVESIKIFDSTDTKNFVVDIGEGVKCYLPLDNIDLSPILARLDSQKQKLTKDRDKLESNLKNDRFLANAPKEVVSKLESSLQEVLDKLRKIQSEIDTLDRG, from the coding sequence ATGAGTAAAAAAACACAAAATCCACAAGAGGAAGAAAAAGCAGCCTACAATCCAAAAGCGATAGAATCTACTATCTATGAAATCTGCAAAAATAGAGGATATTTTGAGATAGATGGCAATGCAGCCCTTGCAAAAAAACGACAAGAAAGACTAAAGCAAGAAAAAAATAGTGGCAAAAATGGCAGTGGAGCAAATGAAAAAAAACTAGAGCCAAAAAACACGCATTTTTGCATAATGATGCCCCCTCCAAATGTAACGGGCGTGCTTCACATAGGGCACGCGCTTACCCTTAGCTTGCAAGACATTATCGTTCGCTATAAGCGAATGCAAGGCTTCATCACGCTCTATCAGCCCGGGCTAGACCACGCAGGAATCGCCACGCAAAATATCGTAGAAAAACAACTTCTAGCAAAAGGGATAAAAAAAGAGGAGCTAGGCAGAGAAGCATTTATCAAAAAAGTGTGGGAGTGGAAAGAAGAGTCTGGAGGTAAAATCACGGGGCAAATGGAGGCTCTAGGGATTTCTCCCGCACTTTCTAGGGCGCGATTTACTATGGATAAAGGCTTGCAACAAGCCGTGAGGGAAGCATTTGTCGCGTGGTATGAGCAAGGACTAATCTATCAGGGGGATTATATGGTGAATTGGTGCACGCACGATGGGGCACTAAGCGACATAGAAGTGGAGTATGAAGGACAGGATACAAAGCTATATTATATCGCTTACAAGCTAGCTGATAGTTCGCAGGATTGTAGCTACTCTTTGGAGGGTGTTCATAGCGCAGATTTTGCAGGCACGCAAGGCACAAATGAGCATAATTTCCCAAAAGATGCCCTTGTAGTAGCTACTACGCGCCCTGAAACTTTCTTTGGTGATGTCGCTGTAATGATAAATCCAAATGATTCTCGCTATGCCCATTTGGTGGGCAAATCTGTCGTGCTTCCTCTGCTAAACAAAGAGATTCCTATCATCGCTGATAGTGCGGTGGATATGGAGTTTGGCACGGGCGTGGTAAAGGTAACGCCCGCACACGACATAAACGACTATGAAGTAGGCAAGCGACACAATTTAGAAAACCTCGTCATATTCGATGAAAAAGGAATCTTTAATGTAAATGCAAAGGGGTTTGAGGGTAGGGAGCGACTAGAAGCGCGAGAAGACATAGTCGTAGCACTACACTCTTGCGGTGCATTGATAAAAACCCAAGACTACCAAAATCAAGTCGGCAAATGTTATCGCTGTGGCAACATAATCGAGCCATATATCTCAAAGCAGTGGTTTGTCTCAAAAGAAGTTGCTAATGGCGCGATAAAGCGCGTAAATGAGGGCGAAGCGAAGTTTTATCCAAGCGCGTGGCTAAATAATTTCAATGCGTGGATGCGTGAGCTACGACCGTGGTGTATCTCGCGCCAGCTGTGGTGGGGGCATAGGATTCCTATTTGGGACTGCCAAAACCCCAAATGCGCTCATCGCTTTGCTTCCAAAAACGAAGTAGAATCTAGCTGCCCAAAATGTGGAGGCGAGCTAAAGCAGCAAAGCGATGTGCTAGATACTTGGTTTAGTTCAGGTTTGTGGGCATTTAGCACGCTAGGGTGGAAAAATAATCTATCTTTAGATACTAATCACACAGATTCTGCACCTTTGCACGAAGCAAGCACGAGCGAGAATCCATACAACCCAGATGATTTGACAAATTTCTACCCAAATTCCCTGCTTATCACGGGATTTGATATATTGTTTTTTTGGGTAGCTAGAATGCTATTTAGTGGCGAGTCTTTGCTAGGCAAGCTACCATTTAGGGATATTTATTTGCACGCCCTTGTCCGCGATGAAAATGGGCAAAAAATGAGCAAATCTCGCGGAAATGTCATCGACCCGCTAGAAATGATAGAAAAATACGGCGCGGATTCACTGCGATTTAGCCTTGCATATCTATGCGCACAAGGGCGCGATATACGACTATCCACTGCCCAACTAGAGATAGGAAAAAACTTTGCAAACAAACTTTTTAATGCCACGCAATTTTTGCTTTTGTATGCTAAGCAGCAAGATTGTGGATTTGGTGGATTTAGCAAGGTTAGCAAATACCACACGCCACTTGGCAGATACGCTAAATCGCGTCTAAACGCTGCAAATAGCGAGCTTATAGCCGCACTAGAATCTTATCGTTTTAATGACGGCGCAAGCGTGCTTTATCGCTTTTTGTGGGGGGAGTTTTGCGATTGGTGCATAGAGCTAGCCAAAGTGCAAAAAGAAGCGATAAGCGAGCTCGGAGCTGTGCTAGCAGACGCGCTAAAGCTATTGCACCCTTATATGCCTTTTATCAGTGAGGAGCTATACCACAAGCTAAGGGGGCAGGAGCTAAAAGATGTCCAAAGCATTATGGTAGAGGAGTTTCCTAGCGATTTTGAGCGGGATTTGGAGGTGGAGGCAGAATTTGAGATGATAAAAAATGCTACGATTTCTTTGCGCAGACTAAAAGCAAGTATAGATTTGGCAAATAAGCCTGTGCAGCAGGCATATATACAGAGCTTTGATGACAAAAAAATCGCCCAAAAAGCCCTAGATTCTATCCAAAAACTCGCACGAGTAGAATCTATAAAGATTTTTGATAGCACAGATACCAAAAACTTCGTAGTAGATATAGGCGAGGGCGTGAAGTGCTACTTACCACTTGATAATATCGATTTATCGCCTATTTTGGCTAGGCTAGATTCTCAAAAACAAAAGCTAACAAAAGACCGTGATAAGCTAGAATCAAACCTAAAAAATGATAGATTTTTGGCAAATGCACCAAAAGAAGTAGTCTCAAAGCTAGAATCTAGCCTGCAAGAAGTCCTAGACAAACTACGCAAAATCCAAAGCGAAATAGACACGCTAGATAGAGGATAG
- the hisH gene encoding imidazole glycerol phosphate synthase subunit HisH — protein sequence MKTQNIAIIDYGAGNLGSVRNSFAYLGACLATESSPHKLCDYDKVILPGVGAFGDVVGLVRKSGFDEAIAKFVKSGKYMLGICVGMQLLFERSYEFGEHRGLGLLKGEIVKFGEDLRTPHIGWNQNFFASEGANLDKQKICVPPHSLLDSVPNGAYLYFVHSYYASNVDERDVLAWCKYSEPSKSHKKSEVEATRFPSIVAKDNVLGIQAHPEKSHKIGLQILQNFLSL from the coding sequence ATGAAAACACAAAATATCGCTATCATCGACTACGGAGCGGGAAATCTAGGAAGTGTGAGAAATTCATTTGCATATCTTGGTGCTTGCCTTGCCACAGAGTCTAGCCCGCATAAATTGTGCGATTATGACAAGGTGATTTTGCCCGGTGTAGGTGCGTTTGGCGATGTTGTGGGGCTAGTTAGGAAAAGTGGGTTTGATGAAGCGATAGCAAAGTTTGTCAAAAGTGGCAAATATATGCTTGGAATCTGTGTGGGTATGCAGCTACTTTTTGAGCGAAGCTATGAGTTTGGAGAGCATAGAGGGCTAGGGCTTTTAAAAGGAGAGATTGTGAAGTTTGGGGAGGATTTGCGCACGCCTCATATCGGGTGGAATCAAAACTTTTTTGCTAGTGAGGGTGCAAACTTGGATAAGCAAAAGATTTGCGTGCCTCCTCACTCGCTTTTAGATAGTGTGCCAAATGGTGCGTATCTTTACTTTGTGCATTCATATTATGCGAGCAATGTCGATGAGAGAGATGTTTTGGCGTGGTGTAAATATAGCGAGCCTAGCAAAAGCCACAAAAAAAGTGAGGTAGAAGCTACTAGGTTTCCCTCTATTGTCGCAAAAGATAATGTGCTAGGTATCCAAGCCCACCCCGAAAAAAGCCACAAAATCGGCTTGCAAATTTTGCAAAACTTTTTATCGCTTTAA
- a CDS encoding Mur ligase family protein, translating to MPQSSKIPIKVPPHLLPVHISVFGYGVTSKPFVEFINSLGKTCSIYDDRFEVKSSDECGNALLPPSAFDEGKSSLEFISPGILPTHSYFSKARNPIGEYDYAYKLMRANDFELKSIWISGTNGKTTTTQMLTHLLESFGALCGGNIGTPLTTLALKHAQSLDFAKKDSHKNKPCQNPNNHKEKNPKKDSKKEPFWVLESSSFAMHYSHIATPQIYLLLPLSQDHISWHSGYEGYIEDKLRVLARMGKDTCALLPQELKSHKIVQEYIHKNHSKSDNEHAERAIFYRDSSDLAKFLSIELDSIPFGEPFLLDALVALSGAVLAQKMGLLDFSGDFRDDSSPAYFLERLKSFHIGAHRIEEFYEPYNQNSAKSNLQWLWVDDSKGTNTDATLKAFARYKGRHIYALLGGDDKGADIEPIFALIADGFCKKNSFVKIFAIGSNEKKILSLAQKYGIPAFACQNLKNAMKHIKSEREKDLIEFSDDFASEAKSAQPKSTQKNAEKHTKQKSKQDSKADFIASFVGLLSPAAASLDQFRSYKERGELFKKYALES from the coding sequence ATGCCACAAAGCAGTAAAATCCCTATAAAAGTTCCACCTCACTTGCTTCCTGTCCACATTAGCGTATTTGGCTATGGGGTTACAAGCAAACCATTTGTAGAGTTTATAAACTCACTTGGCAAGACTTGCTCTATTTATGATGATAGATTTGAGGTAAAATCTAGCGATGAGTGCGGCAATGCTTTGCTCCCACCTAGTGCGTTTGATGAGGGCAAATCTAGCCTAGAGTTTATAAGCCCAGGGATTTTGCCTACTCATAGCTACTTCTCAAAAGCGCGAAATCCTATCGGCGAGTATGACTATGCTTATAAACTAATGAGGGCAAATGATTTTGAGTTAAAAAGTATATGGATAAGCGGGACAAATGGCAAAACAACCACCACGCAAATGCTAACTCATCTGCTAGAATCTTTTGGTGCACTCTGTGGTGGAAATATCGGCACGCCACTTACCACACTCGCGCTAAAGCACGCACAATCATTAGATTTTGCAAAAAAGGATTCTCACAAAAACAAGCCCTGCCAAAATCCAAATAACCACAAAGAAAAAAATCCCAAAAAAGATTCAAAAAAAGAGCCTTTTTGGGTGCTAGAATCTAGCTCTTTTGCTATGCACTACTCTCACATTGCTACCCCGCAGATTTATCTGCTACTTCCACTTAGCCAAGACCACATAAGCTGGCATAGTGGATATGAGGGCTACATAGAGGACAAACTCCGCGTTTTAGCGCGTATGGGCAAAGACACCTGCGCCCTATTGCCACAAGAGCTAAAATCTCACAAAATCGTGCAAGAATATATCCACAAAAATCACTCAAAATCCGACAACGAGCACGCAGAGCGTGCAATTTTTTATAGGGATTCTAGTGATTTGGCGAAGTTTTTGAGTATAGAGCTAGATAGCATTCCTTTTGGTGAGCCGTTTTTGCTAGACGCGCTTGTGGCACTTAGCGGCGCGGTGTTGGCACAAAAAATGGGCTTATTAGATTTTAGCGGGGATTTTAGAGATGATTCTAGCCCTGCGTATTTTTTAGAAAGGCTAAAATCTTTTCACATAGGGGCACACAGAATCGAGGAATTTTATGAGCCCTATAATCAAAACAGCGCAAAATCCAATCTACAATGGCTTTGGGTAGATGACTCCAAAGGCACAAATACCGATGCCACACTAAAGGCTTTTGCACGATATAAAGGCAGGCATATCTATGCCCTGCTAGGTGGCGATGACAAGGGAGCAGATATTGAGCCTATTTTTGCACTTATCGCAGATGGATTTTGCAAAAAAAATAGCTTTGTAAAGATTTTTGCCATAGGTAGCAATGAAAAAAAGATTTTATCCCTAGCACAAAAATACGGCATACCAGCCTTTGCTTGCCAAAATCTAAAAAACGCTATGAAGCACATAAAAAGCGAGCGAGAGAAAGATTTGATAGAATTTAGCGATGATTTTGCAAGTGAAGCAAAATCTGCACAGCCAAAATCCACACAGAAAAATGCAGAAAAACATACAAAACAAAAATCCAAACAAGATTCTAAAGCAGATTTTATCGCTTCTTTTGTTGGGCTACTCTCTCCCGCAGCAGCAAGCCTTGACCAATTTCGCTCATACAAAGAAAGGGGCGAACTTTTCAAAAAATACGCGCTAGAATCATAA
- the ileS gene encoding isoleucine--tRNA ligase, protein MDYKDTLLLPKTDFPMRGNLPQNEPKIYEKWQKDCAAYHKMRSLRATNTHNPQKTFTLHDGPPYANGNLHIGHALNKILKDIVIKTHFFNGDAVRYTPGWDCHGLPIEQQVEKSLGKDAQGKAKKDTLPKSKIRELCRAHATKYLAIQADEFKQMGVLGDFENPYKTMDFAFEANIYRTLCEVAKKGLLATRSKPIFWSWAARSALAEAEVEYKDKEDYSIFVGFSLTQESKQKLALEPNKEIKAVIWTTTPWTLLSNQAIALNPNEIYVITSEGYLLAKPLLDSLIDKGITKGEILKEIYAKELEYCEAINPLNERKSVILLGEHVLMEGGSGLVHTAPGHGEDDYFLWLKYADEAKMTKYNPTQILMPVNDKGCYDESVCELLPSSVANDFVGLHIFKANEKILELLGENLISCSKFVHSYPHCWRTHEPVIYRATKQWFILMDKPFLDGKSLREVALKAIDETRFYPASGRNRINAMIENRPDWCISRQRDWGVPIAFFIDKESGEPLLDEAVLESIAKTFEKEGCDAWWDKEIEELLPSSHKSQAHKYEKCEHILDVWFDSGSTWNAVLKSGIYDAGEYPSDMYLEGSDQHRGWFQSSLLLSCALQGRAPYKAVLTHGFTMDANGQKMSKSKGNVVLPQEVLKQYGSEILRLWVALSDYQNDQKISNDILKQVSEQYKKIRNTIRFLMANVSDLDRLAKESDLGQIDRFILSRAFSAFSQARAHFKEYNFISAMQILSYFISNELSGIYLDLCKDSLYCDEKNGKERVAHQSVMAVILSHLCHLLAPVLTYTIEEALSFAPKILGVGGEFGVFEIAPLESYKDIASDKENVDFTLLLELRNKFNETLDSLKKDGVVKSGLELCVVGDFGDFKESAKWLIVSEESKKLGEKIAKIEIEGKNYTIHKSGECKCERCWRYMASSSGGLCKRCQQVVGK, encoded by the coding sequence ATGGACTATAAAGACACTTTGTTGTTGCCAAAGACAGATTTCCCAATGCGGGGCAATCTACCCCAAAATGAACCAAAAATCTATGAAAAATGGCAAAAAGATTGCGCAGCTTATCACAAAATGCGCTCCTTGCGTGCTACAAATACGCACAATCCACAAAAGACTTTCACTCTACACGATGGTCCCCCTTATGCAAATGGCAATCTCCACATAGGGCACGCGCTAAATAAAATCCTAAAAGATATTGTCATAAAGACACATTTTTTTAATGGCGATGCAGTGCGCTATACACCGGGCTGGGACTGCCACGGACTACCCATAGAACAGCAAGTAGAAAAATCTCTTGGCAAAGATGCACAAGGAAAGGCAAAAAAAGATACTCTGCCAAAATCTAAAATCCGTGAGCTGTGTCGCGCTCACGCTACTAAATACCTCGCAATCCAAGCAGATGAATTTAAGCAAATGGGGGTTTTGGGGGATTTTGAAAATCCATATAAAACTATGGATTTTGCCTTTGAGGCAAATATCTATCGCACGCTTTGTGAAGTGGCAAAAAAGGGCTTGCTAGCCACTCGCTCTAAGCCGATATTTTGGAGCTGGGCAGCTAGAAGTGCGCTAGCTGAAGCGGAAGTAGAGTATAAAGACAAAGAGGATTATAGTATTTTTGTGGGATTTTCTCTCACGCAAGAATCAAAGCAAAAACTCGCCCTAGAGCCAAATAAAGAGATAAAAGCAGTGATATGGACTACCACGCCTTGGACGCTTCTATCAAATCAAGCTATCGCGCTAAATCCAAATGAAATCTATGTCATCACAAGTGAGGGATATTTACTAGCAAAGCCACTGCTAGATTCTCTAATCGACAAGGGCATAACAAAAGGCGAGATTCTCAAAGAAATCTATGCAAAAGAGCTAGAATACTGCGAAGCGATAAACCCGCTAAATGAGCGAAAATCTGTGATTTTGCTAGGTGAGCACGTGCTTATGGAGGGGGGAAGCGGGCTTGTGCATACAGCACCCGGACACGGCGAAGATGACTATTTCTTGTGGCTAAAATATGCTGATGAAGCAAAAATGACAAAATACAATCCCACACAGATTTTGATGCCTGTGAATGATAAAGGCTGCTATGATGAGAGCGTGTGCGAGCTATTGCCTAGTAGTGTGGCAAATGATTTTGTTGGCTTGCATATTTTTAAGGCAAATGAGAAAATCCTAGAGCTACTAGGGGAGAATCTCATCTCTTGCTCTAAATTTGTCCACTCATATCCGCACTGCTGGCGCACACACGAGCCTGTGATATATCGTGCAACAAAGCAGTGGTTTATCCTAATGGATAAGCCATTTTTAGATGGCAAGTCTTTGCGAGAAGTCGCGCTAAAGGCGATAGATGAGACTAGATTTTATCCTGCAAGCGGACGCAATCGCATAAATGCTATGATAGAAAATCGCCCTGATTGGTGTATCTCTAGACAGCGTGATTGGGGAGTGCCTATTGCGTTTTTTATCGACAAAGAAAGTGGCGAGCCACTGCTAGATGAAGCTGTGCTAGAATCTATCGCAAAGACATTTGAAAAAGAGGGCTGTGATGCGTGGTGGGACAAAGAGATAGAAGAGCTACTTCCCTCAAGCCACAAGTCTCAAGCGCACAAATACGAAAAATGCGAGCATATACTAGATGTGTGGTTTGATAGCGGTAGCACTTGGAATGCCGTGCTAAAAAGCGGAATCTATGATGCGGGAGAATATCCTAGCGATATGTATTTGGAGGGGAGCGACCAGCATAGAGGGTGGTTTCAAAGCTCTCTTTTGCTAAGCTGTGCTTTGCAAGGGCGGGCACCGTATAAAGCCGTGCTTACTCACGGATTTACAATGGATGCAAATGGGCAAAAAATGAGCAAATCAAAGGGTAATGTAGTCCTACCTCAAGAAGTGCTAAAGCAATATGGTAGTGAGATTTTGCGACTTTGGGTAGCGCTAAGTGATTATCAAAATGACCAAAAAATCTCAAATGACATACTAAAGCAAGTAAGCGAGCAGTATAAAAAAATCCGCAATACTATTAGATTCCTTATGGCAAATGTGAGTGATTTGGACCGCTTGGCTAAAGAGAGTGATTTAGGGCAGATAGATAGGTTTATTTTAAGCAGGGCTTTTAGCGCGTTTAGCCAAGCTAGGGCGCATTTCAAAGAGTATAATTTCATCAGTGCTATGCAGATTCTCTCATACTTCATTAGCAACGAGCTAAGCGGAATCTACTTGGATTTGTGCAAAGATAGCTTGTATTGTGATGAAAAAAATGGCAAAGAGAGAGTGGCACACCAAAGTGTAATGGCAGTGATTTTAAGCCATTTGTGCCATTTGCTAGCACCTGTGCTTACCTACACCATAGAGGAAGCACTCTCTTTTGCGCCCAAGATTTTGGGTGTAGGGGGAGAATTTGGCGTTTTTGAGATTGCCCCACTAGAATCTTACAAAGATATTGCTAGTGATAAGGAAAATGTAGATTTTACCCTGCTTCTTGAGCTACGAAATAAATTTAACGAAACGCTTGATAGCCTAAAAAAAGACGGGGTAGTAAAATCAGGGCTTGAGCTTTGTGTGGTGGGGGATTTTGGCGATTTCAAAGAAAGTGCTAAGTGGCTTATAGTAAGTGAAGAGAGCAAAAAGCTTGGCGAAAAAATCGCCAAGATAGAGATAGAGGGCAAAAACTATACTATACACAAAAGTGGCGAGTGCAAATGCGAGCGGTGCTGGCGATATATGGCAAGCTCTAGTGGCGGGCTATGCAAGCGGTGTCAGCAAGTCGTTGGGAAATGA